The Methanococcus voltae nucleotide sequence TCCAACTAATAAATACCCATACATTTTTTTATAATTCACTTTATCCTTAGTTTTTAAGAATATTTTTGAAATAGTTTTTGAAATTTTTAAAAGTATTATAAAACTTAACACTGTGGAAATCAACATAGCGCCTAAAAATTTAAAAAGTTCCAAATCGACATTTAAATTTTTTATTAGTTGTGCGGAACCACTCCTACCAACGCCGATAATCATTAATGCCCATATAGATAACATTTCATTTGATACGACAATCGCTCCTTGGGATACCAAAAAGTTTTCCAGGCTTTTTGATTGTTGATTCGCTTTATTCAATATATCTTCACCCATTAGCGATACACTAGTTAATTTATTATTACGACCAATGATTAAATTACGCATATTCTGTATTTTTTGTAAGAATAAGGCTAAGAAATAATTTATTTGAGAACCTCCAAATGCAGGGATTGCTATTCTAAAAAATCCCCCTATTGTCCCCAGTAATGAATAGTAGATATAATTTAAAATGGCTTTTTTTTCAAAACTTAGATTTTTGTTATTCTGGATATTATTGCCATTATTAGCGCTATTTCTTTTGTTTTTATTTTTTTTATTAGTATTATTATTAGTATTATTATTATTATTATTATTATTATTATTTCGATTATAATTTCCAAATAATATATTGTGAATTAAAATTGGTACGCCAAACATTCCTGTAAAAACCAAGGTTAGTGTAATATCAAATGAAGGATTGAACGATAATGTATAAACACCCAAAAAACCGGCACATAACGAGATTATGAAAGTCCATAACTTATTTTTTTCCGTCGAAATTGCCAAAATTAACATGATTGTTAATATATAAGCCATATGATTTTTTAATCCATCGTAAGCGTTTGAAATAATTAAATAAATGTCCCGGTTATTAGAATTGATAAATTCAAATATTGAAGCAATTGAAAACAAGCACAATATAATTGTACTAGATAATAAAACACTTAATAATCCACCCAAACCAGATAAAAAAATACCTTGATGTGTATTTTCATTTTTAACATATTTTTGTAGTGCATTTACGGAAATTGCAGTTTCTGAATCTGGAACGCCAAAATAAGCGGTTGGAATATAATTTATAAAATAATGTGAAATAACCCATCCAATTAAAAAATAAATTATCAAATTGGTATCAATAGCATATTCGTAAATTAAAAAAGATATGGTCGGTAAAAAAAGGTTTGGATGAATTCCAATACATAAACCGGTGATTATTCCGCAAAATATACCTGTTAAAATGCTTAATATTTGGAATAATACGATATACAAGATTTCACCGGCTTAATTTTAGTAATGAGTTACGTGTTTAGTTTAATTATTACTATTACTATTACTATTACTATTATTATTATTATTATTATGTGATTTACAATAGCTACAGAGTTTATAATCATTATAAGTGTTATTTATATTTGAAATATTGAAATAAGTTTTATTT carries:
- a CDS encoding tripartite tricarboxylate transporter permease, whose translation is MYIVLFQILSILTGIFCGIITGLCIGIHPNLFLPTISFLIYEYAIDTNLIIYFLIGWVISHYFINYIPTAYFGVPDSETAISVNALQKYVKNENTHQGIFLSGLGGLLSVLLSSTIILCLFSIASIFEFINSNNRDIYLIISNAYDGLKNHMAYILTIMLILAISTEKNKLWTFIISLCAGFLGVYTLSFNPSFDITLTLVFTGMFGVPILIHNILFGNYNRNNNNNNNNNNTNNNTNKKNKNKRNSANNGNNIQNNKNLSFEKKAILNYIYYSLLGTIGGFFRIAIPAFGGSQINYFLALFLQKIQNMRNLIIGRNNKLTSVSLMGEDILNKANQQSKSLENFLVSQGAIVVSNEMLSIWALMIIGVGRSGSAQLIKNLNVDLELFKFLGAMLISTVLSFIILLKISKTISKIFLKTKDKVNYKKMYGYLLVGILIIIMILTFLSQNMIYNLLIFIISTVLGLLCLYKRVNTSILMSYLIYPTILFYIINF